The nucleotide window TATAGGTTCGGGATTGGGAGCTTTAGGCGGTGTAATGTACGCTATCATGTATCCTACTATTGAACCTTATATGGGAATGTTGCCCGGACTTAAAGCATTTATTGCTGCAGTATTCGGCGGAATAGGAAGTATTCCGGGAGCTATGGTCGGAGGATATGTACTGGGAATTATAGAGTCCTACACTAAAGGCTATATTTCTTCAACTTGGGCTAATCCTATTGTTTTCGGTGTGCTGATTTTGATATTGATATTTAAGCCAAACGGATTATTCGGTAAAAACATGAAAGAAAAAGTTTAATAGGAGGAAAAATGCAGGACACTAAACAAATCACTGAAGACAGATGGAAAGATTTGAATAATTTTAATAAAATAAATATAAGAAATTATTCTTTGTCGTTTTTATTTATAATCGTTTTATATTTTATACTCAGACTGAGTTTTGATCCTTCGGATCCTTTTAACTATACAGGCGGAATATACATAAATATTCTTATTGCGATACTTTTTTCCTTCAGTTTAAATATTGCTGTGGGAATTATGGGACAATTAAGTTTAGGACATGCCGGATTCATAGCTGTAGGAGCATATACCGGAGCTGTTCTTTCAAAAGCTTTACTTCCCTACAACTTACCTCCAATTCTTCAACTTACAATTGCAGGAGTTGCCGGAGGAATTATAGCAGGATTATTCGGATTTTTTGTCGGAGGAAGTACACTCAGACTAAGAGGAGATTATCTTGCCATTATTACACTGGCTTTCGGAGAGATAATAAAATATGTTATTCAGAACATGGACTTTTTAGGAGGAGCTACAGGACTTAAAAATATTCCTAACATAGTGACTTTTGATAACGTCTACCTTATATCAATAATTTCAATGCTGATTATGGGTATGATAATGATTTCCAGAAAAGGTCGGGAAATTCAGTCAATAAGAGAAAATGAAATAGCAGCCGAAAATATAGGAATACATATTAATAAAGTGAAACTTTACGGATTTGCTCTTTCGGCATTTTTTGCAGGTGTGGGAGGCTCATTATATGCCCACAATGTAGGAGTATTGACCCCTGATAAATTCGGATTTATGTTTTCTATAGAAATACTTGTAATGGTTGTATTCGGAGGTTTGGGAAGTATTACGGGATCTATTTTATCCGCTGTTCTTCTTACACTTTTAAACGAACAGCTAAGACAGGCTTCGGAATACAGATATCTGGTTTATGCAGTAATACTTATAATACTGATGATTTACAGACCTGACGGTGTTTTCGGCAAAAAAGAAATTACAATACCGAGATTTATAAATAAATTCAAAAAAATAAAAAATAACTGGAATAATAAAAAAAATAATTAATAGGAGCTATAAAAAATGTCATTATTAAAAACGACTGATTTGGGAATATCTTTCGGAGGACTTAGGGCTGTTGATAATGTAAACATTGAAATAAACGATCAGGAGCTTGTGGGACTTATAGGTCCCAACGGTGCAGGAAAAACTACAATATTTAACTTGCTTACAGGTGTTTACAAACCTACCGACGGAGATATATCCGTAAATGAAACAAATATAAATAAAAAGTCTACTCCTCAGATAGTTTCTTTAGGAGTGGCAAGAACATTTCAAAACATAAGATTATTTAAGGATTTGTCTGTTCTGGATAATGTAAAAATCG belongs to Pseudoleptotrichia goodfellowii and includes:
- a CDS encoding branched-chain amino acid ABC transporter permease, whose translation is MQDTKQITEDRWKDLNNFNKINIRNYSLSFLFIIVLYFILRLSFDPSDPFNYTGGIYINILIAILFSFSLNIAVGIMGQLSLGHAGFIAVGAYTGAVLSKALLPYNLPPILQLTIAGVAGGIIAGLFGFFVGGSTLRLRGDYLAIITLAFGEIIKYVIQNMDFLGGATGLKNIPNIVTFDNVYLISIISMLIMGMIMISRKGREIQSIRENEIAAENIGIHINKVKLYGFALSAFFAGVGGSLYAHNVGVLTPDKFGFMFSIEILVMVVFGGLGSITGSILSAVLLTLLNEQLRQASEYRYLVYAVILIILMIYRPDGVFGKKEITIPRFINKFKKIKNNWNNKKNN